A region of the Mycobacterium sp. NBC_00419 genome:
GACGTTCCTGATCCCCGTCGTCGATGGCAAGATCCATCACATCCGGGCCCACATCCGCCCGTTCATCAAGCGCTAGCCCGAGGAGCTTGTCTTGCCCAAACCGCGCCCCAAGGGCCTCGACACACCGACGACGAAGTTCATCATCAAGTGGATGTCAAAAGCACAGACCGCGGTCTACAAGGCCAGCAAGGGCAAGCTCGGCGGCAGTTTCCTCGAGGGCGCGCCGGTGGCGCTGCTGACGACGATCGGACGCAAGAGCGGTGAGCCGCGGGTCGCGCCGCTGCTGTTCCTGCGCGAAGGCAATCGGATTGTGCTGGTCGCTTCCCAGGGCGGCAGCGACAAGCACCCGTTGTGGTATCTCAACCTCAAGGCGAACCCGAAGGTGAAGGTCCAGATCAAGGACGAGGTCCTCGAGCTGACCGCGCGCGATGCCACCGAGGCCGAGCGCGCCGAGTACTGGCCCAAGATGACGGCGTTCTACACCGGTTTCGAGGACTACAAGTCGTGGACCGACCGCGTCATCCCCATTGTGATTTGCGACCCGTAAAGCGGGCTATTCATGGGCTGTGTCCGAAACAGCCCACCCCGTCCGCAATTCCGGCCTCCTGAGAGTTGCGCTCAAGCGGTTCGCCCGCATGCACATCTGGCTGTATCGCCGCACCGGTGGCCGCCTCGGCGCCAAGCTGCTGTGGTTTCCCGCCGCGCTGGTCACCACCACGGGTCGCCGGACGGGCCAACCGAGAACCACCCCGACGTTGTATCTGCGCGACGGTCAGCGCATCGTGCTGCCTGCGTCCTACGGCGGACGTGACAGTCATCCGGCGTGGTACCTGAATCTGGCGGCCGACCCGCAGGTACGCGTTCAGATTCGCGAACACGTGATGGAGATGACCGCACGTGACGCGACCGACGACGAGCGACGGCTGTACTGGCGCAAGCTGACGCGAATCTACCCGCCCTACAAGGGATATCAGGATGCCGCCGATCGGCGCATCCCCTTGGTGGTGTGCGAGCCGGTAGCCGGAACCTAGGCGCCGAACACCGGCATCGGTTCGCGGGACTTGGCCAGCAGATCGGTGACGACGGGCCCCAACTCGGCGGGATCCCACCGCTCGCCCTTGTCGATCTCCGCGCCGCGCGCCCAACCCTCGGCAACCCGCACGATGCCGCCCTCGACCTCGAATACCCGGCCGGTGACGTCGCGCGACTCGACACTGCCAAGCCACACCACCAGCGGCGAGACGTTCTCCGGTGCCATCGCGTCGAAATCCTTACCCTGCGTTGACATCATGTCGGCGAAGACGGTCTCGGTCATCCGGGTACGCGCCGACGGAGCGATCGCGTTGACGGTCACACCGATGCGGCTCATCTCGGCCGAGGCCACCAGGGTCAGCGCGGCGATACCCGCCTTGGCTGCGCTGTAGTTGGCCTGCCCGACGCTGCCCTGAAGTCCTGCGCCCGAGCTGGTGTTGATGATGCGGGCATCGACGGCCTCGCCCGCCTTGGACTTGGCCCGCCAGTACGCGCCGGCATGTTTCATGGTGGCGAAGTGGCCCTTGAGGTGGACGGCGATGACGGCGTCGAACTCCTCTTCGGAGGTGTTGACGAACATCCGGTCGCGCACGATGCCGGCATTGTTCACCAGGACGTCGAGCCCGCCGAAGGAGTCCACGGCAGTCTGGATGAGTTCGGCGGCCTGACCCCAGTCGGCGACGTTGGATCCGTTGGCGACGGCTTCCCCACCGGCTGCGGTGATTTCGTCGACCACCGACTGCGCCGCGCTACCACCGCCGGCGGGAGATCCGTCGAGCCCGACACCGATGTCGTTGACCACCACACGTGCACCTTCGGCGGCGAACGCTAGTGCGTGCGCACGCCCAATGCCGCCACCGGCACCCGTGACGATGACCACCCGGCCGTCGAGCAAACCCATTGACTTGTCTCCTTACTTGTTTGCACTCGATGCGGACAGATACGCAGGCGGCTCTCCGCCACCGTGCACCGCCATCTTCGCCCCACTGATGTATGAGGCTGCGTCAGATGCCAGAAATGCCGCAGCCCAACCGATATCGGCTGGCTTGGCCAGCCGGCCCAGCGGCACGGTGGCCGCGACGGCCGCTTGCGACTCGGCGTCGCCGTAGAACAGTTCGACCTGTTCGGTTTCGACCATGCCGACGATGAGGGCATTGACCCGGACCTTGGGCGCCCATTCCACCGCCAGTGTGGTGGTCAGGCTCTCGACTCCCGCTTTGGCCGCACTGTAGGCGGCGGTGCCGGGCGATGGGCGACCCGCGCTCACCGACGAGATCGACACGATGGAGCCGCCTTGCGGCTGATTCTGCATCACCGCGTTCGCGGCCTGTGAGACATGAAGCATGCCAAGCAAATTCAGCTCGATAATCTTCTGGTGGAACTTCGGCGAAGCCTCGGCGGCCAGCGCGTACGGTGAGCCACCGGCGTTGTTGACCACCACGTCCAGGCGGCCGTGCTTGTCGACGATCGCGTCGATCAGGGCGGCGACGGCTTCCGGGTCGCGGACGTCGCAGCTGTGAAATTCGTAGGGCAGTCCCTCGACGGGGCGCCGGGCGCAGGTGATGACGGTGGCGCCCTGCTCGGCGAACACCGCACTGATTCCCGCGCCGACTCCTCGAACACCACCGGTCACGAGGACTACACGACCTCGTAGGCCCAGGTCCAGCGTCCCGGGAGTGTCAGCCGCCTCAATCACTGTGCTAGCGTACCAAGCAAGTGCTTGCTTAGGTATTCGCCCCGTCAGGAAGTGGCCCAGGAACTGAAGATGACCATCACGTCACGCACCGTCGAACCCGGCATCGTCGCTGTCACGGTGGACCACCCGCCAGTCAACGCACTGCCCTCCCGCGGCTGGTTCGAACTCGCCGACACCATCACCGCCGCCGGGCGCGATATGACGACCCACGTGGTCATCCTGCGGGCCGAGGGCCGCGGCTTCAACGCCGGCGTGGACATCAAGGAGATGCAGAATACCGAGGGTTTCACCGCCCTCATCGACGCCAACCGGGGCTGCTTTGCCGCGTTCAAGGCGGTCTACGAGTGCGAGGTGCCGGTGGTTGCCGCGGTCAACGGCTTCTGCGTCGGCGGCGGCATCGGCCTGGTCGGCAACGCCGACGTGATCGTCGCCTCCGACGATGCGAAGTTCGGGCTGCCCGAGGTCGAACGCGGCGCACTCGGTGCGGCCACCCACCTGTCCCGGTTGGTGCCTCAGCACATGATGCGGCGGCTGTTCTACACCGCGGCAACGGTCGACGCCGAGACGCTGCACCACTTCGGGTCGGTGCACGAGGTGGTGCCCCGAGCCGACCTCGACGAGGCGGCACTGCGGGTGGCCCGCAATATCGCCAACAAAGACACCCGGGTGATCCGCGCCGCCAAGGAAGCGCTGAACCTCATCGACGTCCAGCGCGTCAACTCCAGTTACCGCATGGAGCAGGGCTTCACATTCGAGTTGAACCTCTCCGGGGTCGCCGACGAGCACCGCGACGCCTTTGCGGGCACCGCGAAGGGCGAGAAGGCGGCGAAATGACCGACGGGGCGAAGATGAGAGACAAGCGAACGACACTCGACGAGGCAGTCGCCGGCATCGAGAGCGGCATGACCATCGGCATCGCCGGCTGGGGATCGCGACGTAAGCCGATGGCCTTCGTGCGCGCACTGCTGCGCACCGACGTCACCGACCTGACGGTGGTCACCTACGGTGGGCCCGACCTCGGGCTGCTGTGCTCAGCGGGCAAGGTCAGCAAGGTCTACTACGGCTTCGTCTCGCTGGACTCCCCGCCGTTCTACGACCCGTGGTTCTCCAAGGCCCGCACGACCGGAGCCATCATCGCCCGCGAGATGGACGAGGGCATGCTGCGGTGCGGTTTGCAGGCCGCCGCGCAACGGTTGCCGTTCCTGCCGATCCGCGCCGGACTGGGCAGTTCGGTCATCGACTTCTGGGATGGTGAGCTCAAGACCGTCCGCTCGCCCTACCCGAGCGGGGATCACCACGAGGAGCTCGTCGCGATGCCGGCCCTGCGCCTGGACGCCGCCTTCGCGCACCTGAATCTCGGTGACAAGCACGGTAATGCCGCCTACACCGGTATCGACCCGTACTTCGACGACCTGTTCCTGATGGCCGCCGATCGCCGCTACCTGTCGGTCGAAAAGGTGGTATCCACCGAGGAGCTGGTGAAATCCGTTCCGTCACAGGCACTGTTGGTCAATCGCATGATGGTCGACCAGGTGGTCGAAGCGCCCAACGGGGCGCACTTCACCACCGCCGAGCCGGACTACCCGCGCGACGAGAAGTTCCAGCGCCACTACGCCGCGGCGGCCGCCGAGGATGCCACGTGGCAGGAGTTCGTCGACACCTACCTGTCGGGCAGTGAAGCCGACTACCAAGCCGCAGTGCGTCGCTTCTCAGAGCAGGAGGCCAAATGATCCAGGTCAGCCGTGCCGAGGTGTGCGTCATCGCCTGTGCCGAACTGTTCCGCGATGCCGGCGAGATCATGGTCAGCCCCATGACGAACGTCGTCTCCATCGGCGCCCGTCTCGCGCGTTTGACCTTCGCGCCCGACATCCTGCTCACCGACGGCGAGGCCCGATTACTCGCCGACACACCGGCGATCGGGGCCCAGGGAACGATCGAGGGCTGGATGCCCTTCGGCCGCGTCTTCGAGACGCTGGCCTGGGGACGGCGCCATGTCGTGATGGGCGCCAACCAGATCGACCGTCACGGCAATCAGAACCTGTCGGCCTTCGGCCCGCTGCAACACCCCACCCGGCAGATGTTCGGGGTCCGCGGCGCACCCGGCAACACCATCAACCACGCCACCAGCTACTGGGTGGGCAACCACTCCAAGCGGGTGTTCTGCGACGCCGTCGACATCGTCTCCGGAATCGGCTGGGACAAGGTCGATCCGGACAATCCGGCGTACCGCTTCGTCAACGTCTACCGCGTGGTCACCAACCTCGGCGTGTTCGACTTCGGCGGACCCGACCGCACCATGCGGGCGTTGTCGCTGCATCCCGGTGTCGAGCCCGACGAGGTCCGGGAGAACACCGCCTTCGAGGTCCATGGGCTCGACGACGCCGACCGGACCCGACTGCCCAGCGGTGAGGAGCAGACGCTCATCCGCGAGCGAATCGACCCGAAAGGGCTGCGCGACAAGGAAGTAAAAGCATGAGGCTGCGTACGCCGCTGACCGAACTGGTCGGCATCGAGCACCCGGTGGTCCAGACCGGCATGGGCTGGGTCGCCGGTGCCAGGCTGGTCTCGGCCACCTCCAACGCCGGCGGCCTTGGCATCCTGGCCTCGGCGACGATGACCATCGACGAGCTCGCCACCGCGATCGCCAAGGTGAAGTCCGCCACCGACAAGCCGTTCGGGGTGAACATCCGCGCCGATGCAGCCGATGCCGGTGACCGCGTGGATCTGATGATCCGCGAGGGAGTCAAGGTGGCCTCGTTCGCGCTGGCCCCCAAGCAGGAGCTGATCGCACGCCTCAAAGAGGCAGGCTCCGTTGTGGTTCCGTCGGTGGGTGCGGCCAAGCATGCCCGCAAGGTGGCCGGCTGGGGTGCCGATGCGGTGATCGTTCAGGGCGGCGAGGGCGGCGGACACACCGGCCCGGTGGCCACCACGCTGCTGTTGCCCTCGGTTCTCGACGCGGTCGACATCCCCGTCATCGCAGCCGGTGGATTCTTCGACGGCCGCGGTCTTGCCGCCGCACTGTCCTACGGTGCGGCCGGCGTTGCGATGGGCACCCGGTTCCTGCTGACGTCTGATTCCACGGTGCCCGACGAGATCAAGCAGCGTTATCTGCAAGCCGCGCTCGACGGCACCGTGGTGTCCACCCGGGTGGATGGCATGCCGCACCGGGTTCTGCGCACCGGTCTGGTCGAGAAGCTGGAAAGCGGCTCCCGCCTCAGGGGATTCACGGCGGCTGTCGGCAATGCCGCGAAATTCAAGAAGATGTCGCAGATGAGCTGGGCATCGATGATCCGCGACGGCCTGGCGATGCGGCACGGCAAGGACCTCACCTGGTCGCAGGTTCTGATGGCGGCCAACACCCCGATGCTGCTCAAGGCCGGTCTGGTCGAGGGCAACACCAACGCCGGTGTGCTGGCCTCGGGTCAGGTGGCCGGCATCATCGAGGATCTGCCGTCATGCGCAGAGCTGGTCGAGACCATCGTCGGCGACGCCATCAAGCACCTGCAGGCAGCCGCCGCGCTCGTCGAATGATGCGTACCCTGGGCTAGTAAGCCTGATTCCGGGGGGAAGCGATGGCACTGGCACCAGACAGTTGGCCGCGGCAGTTCCGCGATCTGATCCGGCTGTCCAACAAATATCTGCTGAATCCGGCCATGCTGCGCCTGGCCGGAACGAAGTACTGGTACGCCTCGGTGATCCGGCACACCGGGCGCCGGTCCGGAAAGCACTATGCGACGCCGGTCGTCGCGGACCGGGTCGGTGACCGCTTCATCGTCCCGCTGCCCTACGGCACCCAGGTGGACTGGCTGCGCAATGTCCTGTCCGCAGGCCGAGCCCGCATCTCCAGCCGGGGTGAAACCTACGAGGTCGTCGCGCCGACGATCATCGACGCTACCGAAGCGCTGCCCCTGTTGCCCCGCGACCGGCGGCGGACCTTCGAGCGGACCGGCATCGAGCACTTCCTGCAGGTCCGGATCACATAGTTAAGCGCTAGACTGCATTACTAACAAATGAAGCTATAATCTTCATATGTCTGGTATGAAGTCAATATCTTCATCACGGGCGACGATGATCGGCGATGTCGTCGGCTCCCGGCAGACGCCTGACCGCGCGCGCCTGCACCGCCGGGTGACCCGCGCTCTCGACGATGTCGCCTCGACCGCCATCGACCCGCCCGCGTTCACGGTCGGTGACGAATTCCAGGGCAGCTACCCCACTGTCGGTGCGGCGATCGACGCCGCGTTGTGGGTGCGGTTGGCACTGGTGCCCGACGTCGACGTCCGCTTCGGCATCGGCTGGGGCGAAGTCACCATCCTCGACCCGGGCACCGGCATCCAGGACGGGGCCGGCTGGTGGTCGGCGAGAGAGTCCATCGAGTGGATCGCCGGCGCCCAACAACAACCCGGCCTGGCCCACGTCCGCACCGCCTACCGCCGCGCCGACACCGACGGCCCCGATCCGGATGCCGTCAACGCCGCCCTGTTGTGTCGGGACCACCTGCTTGGATCGATGGATGCACGATCCCTGCGGCTGTTGCAGGGGCTCCTCGAGCACAAGACGAAGAAGGATCTGGCGGTAATGGAAGGCATCAGCGCCTCGGCGGTGTCCCAGCGGGCGGCACGCGACGGACTCGATCTACTGGTCCTGGCCAGCGGGCAACTGCGGGCCATCTGATGACCGGTGTCGCCATCTTCCTGATCGCCGTGGGATGCGCCGACATCGTGCGGCGGCTGTCGTCACGGGCCTGGCTCGCGGTACTGGCCGGCCCCCTGATCGCGACGGGAGCCGCTGCGCTGTGCGGGTTGTGGCACCTCGGCGACCTCGTCCTGGTCGGGATCGCCGCCGCCGCGGCGGCGGCCTGGGAACTGGCCTGTACCCGCGCCGAGCGCGTCGGTGGCCGCTGGCAGATCTGGCCGCTTGTGTTGCTCGGGGTGGCTGTCCTGGTTCTGATCCTGCTGTCCGGGCTGGGCTCCCCGGTGGGCGGTCCGGTGGCGGCCTGGGTCAACTGGGCTGTGCTGCCCGGACTGCACAGCGTGGATCCCGGCCGTCTCGTCATGGTGATCGGTGTGGTGCTGCTGCAACTGGTGACCGGAAACCAATTGGTGCGGCTGCTGCTCGGGTCGGTCGGCTCGGTCAAACCGGCCGGCCAGCCGCAGGCGTCCGATCGCCTCAAGGGCGGCCGGCTCCTTGGCCCGATGGAGCGGCTGCTCATCGTCGGACTCAGCCTCGCCGGTCAGCTCGCCGCGGCGACCGCGGTGGTGGCAGCCAAGAGCATCATCCGATTCCCCGAGATCAATGCCCAGAAGGTCCGGGAGAACGGTGGCATCGGCATCGACGACGTCACCGAGTACTTCCTGGTCGGCAGCTTCGCCAGCTGGATCGTCGCGCTCGGCGGCCTCGCACTCGCCCAGTAGTCCGCTGTCTCACGTCCTGCACGACCACTGACTGCTCGCCGAATGTGCGATCTCATACGCCCGCGACGGCGCGTCGCGGATGAAACCGCACACTCGACGAGAATCGAAGCCGCTCAGAGCCTTTCGATGATGGTGACGTTGGCGGTACCGCCACCCTCACACATCGTCTGCAGGCCGTAGCGGCCGCCGGTGCGCTCAAGCTCGTTGAGCAGCGTGGTGAACAGTTTGGCCCCGGTGGCGCCCAACGGGTGGCCGAGCGCGATCCCGCCGCCGTTCGGGTTGACCCTCGCCGGGTCGGCCTTCGTCTCCTTGAGCCAGGCGAGCACGACTGACGCGAACGCCTCGTTGATCTCCACGACGTCGATGTCGTCGATTGTCAGACCCGCTTTGTCCAGTGCGTACTTGGTGGCCGGAATCGGGCCGGTCAGCATGATCACGGGATCGTCGCCGCGGGCGCTGATGTGGTGGATGCGGGCCCGCGGAGTCAGATTGTGATCCTTGACCGCCTGCTCGGAAGCCAGCAGCACCGCGCTTGCGCCGTCGCAGATCTGGCTCGCCATGGCGGCGGTCAGCCGACCGCCTTCCACCAGCGTCTTGAGGCCGGCCATCTTCTCCAGGGTGGTCTCGCGCGGGCACTCGTCGACGGCGAAGCCGTCGATCGGCAGGATCTCGTTGTCGAAGTGCCCGCCACGGATCGCGGCGAACGCGCGCTCATTGCTGGCCAGTGCGAACCGTTCCATCTCCTCGCGGGTGATCCCCCACCGTTCGGCGATCATCTCCGCGCCACGAAACTGTGAAACCTCCTGGTCGCCATAGCGTTTCAGCCACGCCTTCGACTCGTTCGTGGGCGAGGTGAAGCCGAACTGCTCGCCGACGATCATCGCCGAGGAGATCGGGATCTGGCTCATGTTCTGCACGCCACCGGCCACGATGAGGTCCGCGGTGCCGGCCATGATGGCCTGCGCCCCGAACGAAATCGCCTGCTGGCTCGACCCGCACTGACGATCCACGGTCACTCCGGGCACGGCTTCGGAATACCCGGCGGCCAACCACGACAGCCGTCCGATGTTGCCTGCCTGCCCACCGATCGCGTCGACACACCCGGCGATCACGTCATCGACGGCGTCCGGGTCGACATCCTGGCGGCCCAGCAGCCCCTGCCAGGCGGCGGCACCCAGGTCGATCGGGTGCATGCCGGCCAGCGATCCGTTGCGCTTGCCCACCGCGGTGCGCACGGCGTCGATGACGTAGGCCTGTGAGGCGGGAGCCATGTCGATCTCCTTACTTTGGGGCGGCTATTCCGCCGAGGACGATGGAAAGGTATTGGCGGCCAACCTCTTCAGCTGTCAGCGGTCCGCCGGGCTGATACCAGCGCACGGAAACCCAGGTGGTATCCCGGATGAAGCGGTAGACCACGTCGACGTCGATATCAGGCCGGAAGCAGCCCTGCTCGATGCCCTCGTTGAGCAGATCAAGCCACATCTTGCGCTGCTCTTTGTTGCGGGTGTCGACGAAGCCGAACTGCGGCAGCGAGGAGAGCCGCTTGGCCTCGTCCTGGTAGATGACCACCTGGGCGTGCCGGTCCTCGATGGCTTCGAACGATGTCATGAACAGCCCCTTGAGCCGTTCCAGCGGATTGGGTTCGGACTCGACGATTTCCTGGTAGCGGCCGAACAGCCAGTCCAGGAAGTCGCGCAATACCTCCTCGACCATCTGCTCTTTGCTCTTGAAGTGGTGATAGAGGCTGCCGGACAGGATGCCCGCCGAATCAGCGATGTCGCGCACGGTGGTTGCGCGCAACCCGCGTTCGGCGAACATCGTCGCGGCGAGATCGAGAAGCTCGTCGCGACGGCTGACCGGCTGTTCTGTCATGGGTGCTGGCTCGATACCGAAATCACTTCGCCGGTGAGGTAACTGGAGTAGTCACTGGCCAGGAAGGCGATCGTCGAGGCG
Encoded here:
- a CDS encoding nitroreductase family deazaflavin-dependent oxidoreductase, whose protein sequence is MPKPRPKGLDTPTTKFIIKWMSKAQTAVYKASKGKLGGSFLEGAPVALLTTIGRKSGEPRVAPLLFLREGNRIVLVASQGGSDKHPLWYLNLKANPKVKVQIKDEVLELTARDATEAERAEYWPKMTAFYTGFEDYKSWTDRVIPIVICDP
- a CDS encoding nitroreductase family deazaflavin-dependent oxidoreductase — protein: MHIWLYRRTGGRLGAKLLWFPAALVTTTGRRTGQPRTTPTLYLRDGQRIVLPASYGGRDSHPAWYLNLAADPQVRVQIREHVMEMTARDATDDERRLYWRKLTRIYPPYKGYQDAADRRIPLVVCEPVAGT
- a CDS encoding SDR family oxidoreductase, producing the protein MGLLDGRVVIVTGAGGGIGRAHALAFAAEGARVVVNDIGVGLDGSPAGGGSAAQSVVDEITAAGGEAVANGSNVADWGQAAELIQTAVDSFGGLDVLVNNAGIVRDRMFVNTSEEEFDAVIAVHLKGHFATMKHAGAYWRAKSKAGEAVDARIINTSSGAGLQGSVGQANYSAAKAGIAALTLVASAEMSRIGVTVNAIAPSARTRMTETVFADMMSTQGKDFDAMAPENVSPLVVWLGSVESRDVTGRVFEVEGGIVRVAEGWARGAEIDKGERWDPAELGPVVTDLLAKSREPMPVFGA
- a CDS encoding SDR family oxidoreductase; this translates as MPKQALAWYASTVIEAADTPGTLDLGLRGRVVLVTGGVRGVGAGISAVFAEQGATVITCARRPVEGLPYEFHSCDVRDPEAVAALIDAIVDKHGRLDVVVNNAGGSPYALAAEASPKFHQKIIELNLLGMLHVSQAANAVMQNQPQGGSIVSISSVSAGRPSPGTAAYSAAKAGVESLTTTLAVEWAPKVRVNALIVGMVETEQVELFYGDAESQAAVAATVPLGRLAKPADIGWAAAFLASDAASYISGAKMAVHGGGEPPAYLSASSANK
- the echA20 gene encoding (7aS)-7a-methyl-1,5-dioxo-2,3,5,6,7,7a-hexahydro-1H-indene-carboxyl-CoA hydrolase; its protein translation is MTITSRTVEPGIVAVTVDHPPVNALPSRGWFELADTITAAGRDMTTHVVILRAEGRGFNAGVDIKEMQNTEGFTALIDANRGCFAAFKAVYECEVPVVAAVNGFCVGGGIGLVGNADVIVASDDAKFGLPEVERGALGAATHLSRLVPQHMMRRLFYTAATVDAETLHHFGSVHEVVPRADLDEAALRVARNIANKDTRVIRAAKEALNLIDVQRVNSSYRMEQGFTFELNLSGVADEHRDAFAGTAKGEKAAK
- the ipdA gene encoding cholesterol ring-cleaving hydrolase subunit IpdA, producing the protein MRDKRTTLDEAVAGIESGMTIGIAGWGSRRKPMAFVRALLRTDVTDLTVVTYGGPDLGLLCSAGKVSKVYYGFVSLDSPPFYDPWFSKARTTGAIIAREMDEGMLRCGLQAAAQRLPFLPIRAGLGSSVIDFWDGELKTVRSPYPSGDHHEELVAMPALRLDAAFAHLNLGDKHGNAAYTGIDPYFDDLFLMAADRRYLSVEKVVSTEELVKSVPSQALLVNRMMVDQVVEAPNGAHFTTAEPDYPRDEKFQRHYAAAAAEDATWQEFVDTYLSGSEADYQAAVRRFSEQEAK
- the ipdB gene encoding cholesterol ring-cleaving hydrolase subunit IpdB; the protein is MIQVSRAEVCVIACAELFRDAGEIMVSPMTNVVSIGARLARLTFAPDILLTDGEARLLADTPAIGAQGTIEGWMPFGRVFETLAWGRRHVVMGANQIDRHGNQNLSAFGPLQHPTRQMFGVRGAPGNTINHATSYWVGNHSKRVFCDAVDIVSGIGWDKVDPDNPAYRFVNVYRVVTNLGVFDFGGPDRTMRALSLHPGVEPDEVRENTAFEVHGLDDADRTRLPSGEEQTLIRERIDPKGLRDKEVKA
- the ipdC gene encoding (3aS,4S,5R,7aS)-5-hydroxy-7a-methyl-1-oxo-octahydro-1H-indene-4-carboxyl-CoA dehydrogenase, giving the protein MRLRTPLTELVGIEHPVVQTGMGWVAGARLVSATSNAGGLGILASATMTIDELATAIAKVKSATDKPFGVNIRADAADAGDRVDLMIREGVKVASFALAPKQELIARLKEAGSVVVPSVGAAKHARKVAGWGADAVIVQGGEGGGHTGPVATTLLLPSVLDAVDIPVIAAGGFFDGRGLAAALSYGAAGVAMGTRFLLTSDSTVPDEIKQRYLQAALDGTVVSTRVDGMPHRVLRTGLVEKLESGSRLRGFTAAVGNAAKFKKMSQMSWASMIRDGLAMRHGKDLTWSQVLMAANTPMLLKAGLVEGNTNAGVLASGQVAGIIEDLPSCAELVETIVGDAIKHLQAAAALVE
- a CDS encoding nitroreductase/quinone reductase family protein yields the protein MALAPDSWPRQFRDLIRLSNKYLLNPAMLRLAGTKYWYASVIRHTGRRSGKHYATPVVADRVGDRFIVPLPYGTQVDWLRNVLSAGRARISSRGETYEVVAPTIIDATEALPLLPRDRRRTFERTGIEHFLQVRIT
- a CDS encoding SatD family protein; this translates as MSGMKSISSSRATMIGDVVGSRQTPDRARLHRRVTRALDDVASTAIDPPAFTVGDEFQGSYPTVGAAIDAALWVRLALVPDVDVRFGIGWGEVTILDPGTGIQDGAGWWSARESIEWIAGAQQQPGLAHVRTAYRRADTDGPDPDAVNAALLCRDHLLGSMDARSLRLLQGLLEHKTKKDLAVMEGISASAVSQRAARDGLDLLVLASGQLRAI
- the fadA6 gene encoding steroid 3-ketoacyl-CoA thiolase FadA6, which encodes MAPASQAYVIDAVRTAVGKRNGSLAGMHPIDLGAAAWQGLLGRQDVDPDAVDDVIAGCVDAIGGQAGNIGRLSWLAAGYSEAVPGVTVDRQCGSSQQAISFGAQAIMAGTADLIVAGGVQNMSQIPISSAMIVGEQFGFTSPTNESKAWLKRYGDQEVSQFRGAEMIAERWGITREEMERFALASNERAFAAIRGGHFDNEILPIDGFAVDECPRETTLEKMAGLKTLVEGGRLTAAMASQICDGASAVLLASEQAVKDHNLTPRARIHHISARGDDPVIMLTGPIPATKYALDKAGLTIDDIDVVEINEAFASVVLAWLKETKADPARVNPNGGGIALGHPLGATGAKLFTTLLNELERTGGRYGLQTMCEGGGTANVTIIERL
- the kstR2 gene encoding TetR family transcriptional regulator KstR2, with protein sequence MTEQPVSRRDELLDLAATMFAERGLRATTVRDIADSAGILSGSLYHHFKSKEQMVEEVLRDFLDWLFGRYQEIVESEPNPLERLKGLFMTSFEAIEDRHAQVVIYQDEAKRLSSLPQFGFVDTRNKEQRKMWLDLLNEGIEQGCFRPDIDVDVVYRFIRDTTWVSVRWYQPGGPLTAEEVGRQYLSIVLGGIAAPK